A genomic window from Chitinophaga pollutisoli includes:
- the lepA gene encoding translation elongation factor 4, with protein MKNIRNFCIIAHIDHGKSTLADRLLEFTKTISDRDMQAQVLDDMDLEREKGITIKSHAIQMNYTAKNGEKYTFNLIDTPGHVDFSYEVSRALAACEGALLLVDAAQGIQAQTISNLYLALENDLEIIPVINKIDMAGAMIEEVKDQIIDLIGVKDEDILLASGKSGIGIEEILESIVTRIPAPSGDPEAPLQALIFDSVFNSFRGIIAYFRIYNGSLKKGDKIRFVNTGEEYEAAEVGILKLGLEPKNEVFAGDVGYIITGIKNAKEVKVGDTITLDGRPCDEAIKGFEEVKPMVFAGIFPVVTEDFEELRDCMDKLQLNDASLTYELETSQALGFGFRCGFLGMLHMEIIQERLEREFNQTVITTVPNVGFIAYDNKGVKLIVNNPSEMPEPTKMDRIEEPWIRAQIITKPDYIGNIMTLCLGKRGILLNQSYLTTTRVELMFELPLTEIVFDFYDKLKSQTRGYASFDYTPIGFRESDIVKMDILLNAEKVDALSALIHRSRAQDFGRKLCEKLKELLPRQQFLIAIQAAIGAKIVARENISAMRKDVTAKCYGGDISRKRKLLEKQKEGKKRMRQIGNVEVPQEAFLAVLKLDD; from the coding sequence ATGAAGAATATCCGGAATTTCTGCATTATTGCGCATATTGACCACGGCAAGAGCACCCTGGCCGACCGTTTACTGGAATTTACAAAGACCATCTCCGACCGGGACATGCAAGCCCAGGTGCTGGACGATATGGACCTCGAGCGGGAGAAAGGCATTACCATCAAGAGCCACGCCATCCAGATGAATTATACCGCCAAAAACGGCGAAAAATATACATTCAACCTGATTGACACGCCCGGTCACGTAGACTTCTCCTATGAAGTATCCCGCGCGCTGGCCGCCTGCGAAGGCGCCCTGCTGCTGGTAGACGCCGCCCAGGGCATCCAGGCGCAGACCATCTCCAACCTCTACCTGGCGTTGGAAAACGATCTCGAAATCATTCCCGTCATCAATAAAATCGACATGGCAGGCGCTATGATCGAGGAAGTGAAAGACCAGATCATCGACCTGATCGGCGTGAAAGATGAAGACATCCTCCTGGCCTCCGGCAAATCCGGCATTGGCATCGAAGAGATCCTCGAATCCATTGTAACCCGCATTCCCGCGCCCTCCGGTGATCCCGAAGCGCCCCTCCAGGCGCTTATTTTCGACTCCGTATTCAACTCCTTCCGCGGTATCATCGCATATTTCCGCATATACAACGGCTCCCTCAAAAAAGGCGACAAAATCCGCTTCGTAAACACAGGCGAGGAATATGAAGCCGCCGAAGTGGGCATCCTCAAACTGGGCCTCGAACCGAAGAACGAAGTGTTCGCCGGCGACGTAGGTTATATTATTACCGGCATCAAAAACGCCAAGGAAGTGAAAGTAGGGGATACCATCACGCTCGACGGCCGCCCCTGCGACGAAGCCATTAAAGGATTTGAAGAGGTGAAACCCATGGTATTCGCCGGCATCTTCCCGGTGGTGACCGAAGACTTCGAAGAGCTGCGCGATTGCATGGATAAGCTCCAGCTGAACGACGCATCGCTCACTTACGAGCTGGAAACCTCCCAGGCGCTGGGCTTTGGTTTCCGTTGCGGCTTCCTCGGTATGCTGCACATGGAGATTATCCAGGAAAGGCTGGAACGCGAGTTCAACCAGACCGTGATCACCACCGTGCCCAACGTAGGCTTCATCGCTTACGACAACAAGGGCGTGAAACTGATCGTGAACAATCCTTCCGAGATGCCGGAACCCACGAAGATGGACCGTATCGAAGAGCCCTGGATCCGTGCGCAGATCATCACCAAGCCTGACTACATCGGCAATATCATGACGCTCTGCCTCGGCAAGCGCGGCATTCTCCTCAATCAAAGCTACCTCACCACCACGCGCGTGGAGCTGATGTTTGAACTGCCGCTCACCGAGATCGTGTTCGACTTCTACGACAAACTGAAATCCCAGACCCGCGGATACGCCTCCTTCGACTATACCCCGATCGGCTTCCGTGAAAGCGATATCGTGAAAATGGACATCCTGCTCAACGCGGAGAAAGTGGACGCCCTCAGCGCCCTTATCCACCGCAGCCGGGCGCAGGATTTCGGCCGCAAGCTCTGCGAGAAACTAAAAGAGCTCCTGCCGCGCCAGCAATTCCTCATCGCCATCCAGGCCGCCATCGGCGCCAAGATCGTGGCGAGGGAGAATATCTCCGCGATGCGTAAAGACGTAACCGCCAAATGTTACGGCGGCGACATCTCCCGTAAACGTAAACTGCTGGAAAAACAAAAAGAAGGCAAGAAGCGCATGCGCCAGATCGGTAACGTGGAAGTACCGCAGGAAGCGTTCCTGGCCGTACTCAAACTGGATGACTAA
- a CDS encoding acyl-CoA-binding protein, with product MALQQTFEAAVAASKTLDAKPDNDILLQLYSLYKQATEGDINVEPPANMFDFVGKAKYDAWNNLKGKTKDAAMQDYIDLVNQLKNK from the coding sequence ATGGCACTGCAACAAACTTTCGAAGCGGCCGTAGCGGCCAGCAAAACCCTTGACGCCAAACCGGACAACGACATTCTCCTGCAACTGTATTCCCTGTACAAACAGGCGACCGAAGGCGATATCAACGTGGAACCTCCGGCCAATATGTTCGACTTTGTCGGCAAAGCGAAATACGATGCGTGGAACAATCTCAAGGGCAAAACGAAGGATGCGGCCATGCAGGATTACATCGATCTCGTGAATCAGCTGAAGAATAAGTAA
- the rocD gene encoding ornithine--oxo-acid transaminase — protein MVPNYTISEKAQHFLDLEDQFGAHNYHPLPVVLTRGEGVHVWDVDGKRYYDFLSGYSAVNQGHCHPAIVAALVEQASRLTLTSRAFYSDLLGEYSAYITRYFGYDRVLPVNSGVEAVETALKLARRWGYAVKGIAENQAKIIVCAENFHGRTLNVVSFSTDPVARRGFGPYMPGYEVIPFNDLPALARALQDPAVAGFLVEPIQGEAGVKVPDEGYLSTAKQYCTDANVLFLADEIQTGLARTGKMLACDHENVRPDILILGKALSGGMLPVSAVLADDAVMLTIKPGEHGSTYGGNPLACKVAIAALEVLRNERMADNAREMGELLRQGLRDIDSPYIRIVRGKGLLNAIEIGHDNPDAAWDLCLALKENGLLAKPTHGDKIRFAPPLTITAAQINDCVGIIRQSLEALS, from the coding sequence ATGGTTCCCAATTATACGATCAGTGAAAAGGCACAGCATTTCCTCGACCTCGAAGACCAGTTCGGCGCGCACAATTATCACCCGCTCCCGGTGGTCCTCACCCGGGGCGAAGGCGTGCATGTCTGGGATGTGGACGGGAAACGGTATTACGACTTTCTTTCCGGGTACTCCGCCGTGAACCAGGGCCACTGCCATCCCGCGATCGTTGCGGCCCTCGTGGAACAGGCCAGTCGCCTCACCCTTACTTCCCGCGCTTTTTACAGCGACCTCCTCGGCGAATATTCCGCTTACATCACCCGGTACTTCGGGTACGACAGGGTATTGCCGGTGAATTCCGGTGTGGAAGCCGTGGAAACCGCCCTCAAGCTCGCCCGCCGCTGGGGCTACGCCGTAAAAGGCATTGCTGAAAACCAGGCGAAGATCATTGTGTGCGCCGAAAACTTCCACGGGCGTACCCTCAACGTGGTGAGCTTCAGTACCGATCCCGTGGCCCGCCGCGGCTTCGGCCCCTACATGCCCGGCTACGAAGTGATCCCCTTCAACGACCTCCCCGCCCTGGCCCGCGCCCTGCAAGACCCTGCCGTGGCCGGATTCCTCGTGGAACCCATCCAGGGCGAAGCCGGCGTGAAAGTGCCCGACGAAGGCTATCTTTCCACCGCAAAGCAATACTGCACCGATGCCAACGTGCTTTTCCTGGCCGACGAAATCCAGACCGGGCTGGCCCGGACCGGTAAAATGCTCGCCTGCGACCACGAGAACGTGCGCCCCGATATCCTCATCCTCGGCAAAGCCCTTTCTGGCGGCATGCTGCCGGTTTCGGCCGTACTGGCCGACGATGCCGTAATGCTCACCATCAAACCGGGCGAGCACGGCTCCACTTACGGCGGCAACCCGCTGGCCTGCAAAGTGGCCATCGCCGCGCTGGAAGTGCTCCGCAACGAGCGCATGGCCGACAATGCCCGTGAAATGGGCGAGCTCCTGCGCCAGGGCCTCCGCGACATCGATTCCCCCTACATCCGAATCGTCCGCGGCAAAGGGCTGCTCAATGCCATCGAAATCGGACATGATAATCCCGACGCCGCGTGGGACCTCTGCCTCGCATTGAAGGAAAACGGCCTGCTCGCCAAGCCCACACACGGCGATAAAATCCGGTTCGCACCTCCCCTTACCATCACCGCCGCGCAGATCAACGACTGCGTGGGCATCATCCGGCAAAGCCTCGAAGCGCTCTCATGA